The Lacipirellula parvula genome window below encodes:
- a CDS encoding MoaD/ThiS family protein, which yields MKLFAAARELAGCGELPIELPVEADVAALRTALCATAPALAELARRSLIAINEEYAADATRLQDGDVAALIPPVSGG from the coding sequence GTGAAATTGTTCGCCGCGGCCCGGGAATTAGCGGGTTGCGGCGAGTTGCCGATTGAGTTGCCCGTTGAGGCGGACGTGGCGGCGCTGCGGACGGCGTTGTGCGCGACAGCGCCGGCGCTTGCGGAATTGGCGCGGCGGTCGCTCATCGCGATCAATGAGGAGTATGCAGCGGATGCGACGCGGTTACAGGATGGCGATGTGGCGGCGCTGATTCCACCGGTGAGCGGCGGCTAA
- the folE gene encoding GTP cyclohydrolase I FolE yields the protein MSASQANGGKSVDHGSLSGELDEPGDNATSHEVDLPRIERAVREILFAVGEDPDREGLRETPARVARMYRELFSGLHTDPRIHLQKFFTEKYDEMVLVKDISFNSMCEHHMLPFIGKAHIGYVPNGKVVGLSKLARVVEEISHRPQVQERMTEQIANLLVEELGVKGVAVVIEAAHSCMSIRGVRKPDSLCVTSAMKGLFRSNLSSRSEVMNLIYGGK from the coding sequence ATGAGCGCTTCGCAAGCGAACGGCGGCAAGTCTGTCGACCACGGCAGTCTGTCGGGAGAACTCGACGAACCAGGTGACAACGCGACCTCGCACGAGGTCGATCTGCCGCGCATCGAGCGGGCGGTTCGCGAAATTCTGTTCGCCGTCGGCGAAGATCCCGATCGCGAGGGCTTGCGCGAAACCCCGGCCCGCGTGGCGCGGATGTATCGCGAGCTGTTCAGCGGGCTGCATACCGATCCGCGGATCCATTTGCAGAAGTTCTTCACCGAGAAGTACGACGAGATGGTCCTCGTGAAGGATATCTCATTCAACAGCATGTGCGAGCATCACATGCTGCCGTTCATCGGCAAGGCCCACATCGGCTACGTCCCCAACGGCAAGGTCGTCGGACTGAGCAAGCTGGCCCGCGTCGTCGAAGAGATTTCGCACCGGCCGCAGGTGCAGGAGCGGATGACCGAGCAGATTGCCAACTTGCTCGTCGAAGAACTCGGCGTGAAAGGCGTCGCGGTCGTGATCGAGGCGGCCCACTCGTGCATGTCGATCCGCGGCGTGCGGAAGCCGGATAGCTTGTGCGTCACTTCGGCGATGAAGGGGCTGTTCCGCTCGAACCTGTCGAGCCGGTCGGAAGTGATGAATCTCATCTACGGCGGCAAGTAG
- a CDS encoding LON peptidase substrate-binding domain-containing protein has protein sequence MSMLPWNTDDLTFDETRFKGVARLFPLPDLVMFPHVMQPLHIFEPRYREMLNDALDSDGLIAMSILAPGWEANYEGKPRLLPQVCVGKVVTHQRLEDGRYNIMLLGMRRARLVSEVATGRSFRTAELELLDETYPGEGEADRAELQAVLCREFQQALPLPPGAKSPGPVQDLLAAELPLAVLTDLASFALPLDAGLKCRLLAECNVDRRAELLLETLGKPWKGIPATPAPAAAGFPPRFSQN, from the coding sequence ATGTCCATGCTGCCCTGGAACACCGACGACCTCACCTTTGACGAAACTCGATTCAAGGGAGTCGCCCGGCTGTTCCCGCTGCCCGACCTTGTGATGTTCCCGCACGTGATGCAGCCGCTCCACATTTTCGAGCCGCGGTATCGGGAGATGCTCAACGACGCCCTCGACAGCGACGGCCTCATTGCGATGAGCATCCTGGCGCCAGGCTGGGAAGCGAACTACGAGGGAAAGCCGCGGCTGCTGCCGCAGGTTTGCGTTGGCAAGGTGGTGACGCACCAGCGCCTGGAAGATGGCCGCTACAACATCATGTTGCTCGGGATGCGACGGGCGCGGTTGGTGAGCGAAGTCGCCACCGGCCGCTCGTTTCGGACGGCAGAGTTGGAACTACTTGATGAAACTTATCCCGGCGAGGGCGAGGCCGATCGGGCCGAATTGCAGGCGGTGCTCTGCCGGGAGTTCCAGCAGGCGCTGCCGTTACCTCCCGGGGCCAAGTCGCCCGGGCCGGTGCAAGACCTTCTCGCCGCGGAGTTGCCGCTGGCGGTGCTGACTGATTTGGCGAGCTTTGCCCTACCGCTCGATGCAGGGCTCAAGTGCCGGTTACTCGCCGAATGCAATGTTGATCGTCGGGCCGAGCTGCTGCTGGAAACGCTCGGCAAGCCGTGGAAGGGAATCCCCGCGACGCCCGCACCGGCAGCGGCCGGTTTTCCGCCCCGTTTCAGCCAGAACTGA
- a CDS encoding anaerobic glycerol-3-phosphate dehydrogenase subunit C, translating into MDAEQLRIRDDLRGQLDGDVHCDDLFVQMYASDASIFEVPPLGVALPRHRDDVVAIVRYAAERGIPLFPRGAGTGLAGDSLGRGIVVDFSKHMRRIVSVGEDHVVVQPGVVLAQLNDRLARSGRMFGPDPANVEVTTMGSVVALDASGSRWPAYGSTRRHVRELEVVLADGQVTRLSQHVPDVDAERRDDPAGTLAAGVADIIARHQHAIDERRTRSLVDRSGYRLHDLWKSNDADERGTIDLARLLVGSEGTLAIVTEATLATVALPEHTGSMLLFFTSLSGAAQAAAELSMHTLRACDLMDRRHLSLARETNPRYEFLIPAEAEAVLLVECGGESEEEVLQALREIEHLLVDQRRMASSSQLALDPFDSDVLWQLARRYVPTLYRLRGSSRPVPFVEDIAVPPQALPNFLQKSLETLRRHQVTASIFGHAAHGQLHIRPFIDLTDPEEVPKLRELAEELYGYTWEVGGTISGEHAEGYSRTPYAAGQHGPLMAAFREVKSLFDPRGILNPGKKIPADSVPLETPLRRVTFPLLDRLEVDDAPPQSSSLKRPPSSLIQLQLDWRPDEMTYAARMCNGCGACRTQEAESRMCPTFRPAPREEASPRAKANLARAILTGALPAGAVLEEAVKEVCDLCIHCHMCRLECPANVDVPKLMAEAKGSYVAVNGLRLHDWFITNIDVLCGYASRFPNIANWAIRSRWARWVIERTLGIAQGRKLPRFTRGPFLESSTQARLAKPNRDPGEKVLLFVDTFANFCDSQLAKAFVAVLEHNDVSVYIPDRQYEAGMPMISQGALGPARLLAERNVAMLSEAVRQGYTIVSTEPSAILALQREYAHLLGDDSDVRLVAENSMEATQYLWRLHQKGRLRLDFQPLEMTVGYHTPCHVKALEVGVPSVNLMGLIPKLDLRLIEKGCSGAAGLFGFQKKNYRTSLRIGLPLITELRKGGYRLGVTECSTCRIQMEQGASMATLHPVKLVALAYGLMPELRQLIDSPAQELVVR; encoded by the coding sequence ATGGACGCTGAACAGCTTCGCATCCGTGACGACCTGCGGGGGCAACTCGACGGCGACGTCCATTGCGACGACTTGTTCGTGCAGATGTACGCCAGCGATGCGAGCATCTTCGAAGTGCCGCCATTGGGGGTGGCGTTGCCGCGGCATCGGGACGATGTCGTGGCGATCGTCCGGTATGCGGCGGAACGGGGTATTCCGCTCTTTCCCCGCGGAGCCGGGACGGGGTTGGCGGGCGATTCGCTCGGGCGCGGCATCGTCGTCGATTTTTCGAAGCACATGCGGCGGATCGTTTCGGTAGGCGAAGATCACGTCGTCGTGCAGCCGGGGGTGGTGCTGGCGCAGCTGAATGATCGGCTGGCCCGCAGCGGCCGGATGTTCGGGCCCGATCCGGCCAACGTCGAAGTGACGACAATGGGAAGCGTCGTGGCCCTCGACGCGTCGGGAAGCCGCTGGCCGGCGTATGGTTCGACGCGGCGGCATGTGCGCGAGCTAGAGGTTGTGCTCGCCGACGGGCAGGTGACGAGATTGTCGCAACATGTTCCCGACGTCGACGCCGAGCGTCGCGATGACCCGGCCGGAACGCTGGCGGCGGGAGTCGCCGACATCATCGCTCGGCATCAACATGCGATTGACGAGCGACGGACGCGCAGCCTCGTTGATCGGAGCGGCTATCGGCTGCACGACTTGTGGAAGTCGAATGACGCCGATGAGCGGGGCACGATCGACCTGGCACGGTTGCTCGTCGGCAGCGAGGGAACGCTCGCGATCGTCACCGAAGCAACGCTCGCGACAGTGGCGCTTCCGGAGCACACCGGCAGCATGCTGCTGTTTTTCACGTCGCTCTCCGGTGCGGCGCAGGCGGCCGCAGAACTCTCGATGCACACGTTGCGGGCATGCGATCTGATGGATCGCCGCCATCTCAGCCTCGCCCGCGAAACGAACCCGCGGTACGAGTTCTTGATTCCCGCCGAGGCCGAGGCGGTGCTGCTCGTTGAATGCGGCGGCGAATCTGAGGAAGAGGTGCTTCAGGCGCTGCGCGAGATCGAGCACCTGCTGGTCGATCAGCGGCGGATGGCGTCGAGCTCGCAACTCGCGCTCGATCCGTTTGACAGCGACGTCCTGTGGCAACTCGCGCGGCGGTATGTACCAACTTTGTACCGCCTGCGCGGTTCGTCGCGGCCGGTGCCGTTTGTGGAAGACATCGCCGTGCCGCCGCAGGCGCTGCCGAACTTCTTGCAGAAGTCGCTCGAGACGTTGCGGCGGCATCAGGTGACGGCGTCGATCTTTGGACACGCGGCGCATGGGCAGCTCCACATTCGGCCGTTTATCGATCTCACCGACCCCGAGGAAGTGCCGAAGCTTCGCGAGCTGGCGGAAGAACTGTACGGCTACACGTGGGAAGTGGGCGGCACGATTAGCGGCGAGCATGCCGAAGGATATAGCCGGACGCCGTACGCTGCGGGACAGCACGGGCCGTTGATGGCGGCGTTCCGCGAGGTGAAGTCGCTGTTCGACCCGCGCGGGATTCTCAACCCGGGCAAAAAGATTCCGGCCGATTCGGTGCCACTCGAAACGCCACTGCGGCGCGTGACGTTCCCGCTGCTGGATCGTTTGGAAGTTGATGACGCGCCGCCGCAGTCGAGTTCGCTTAAGCGCCCGCCGTCGAGTTTGATTCAGCTGCAACTCGACTGGCGTCCCGACGAAATGACGTACGCGGCGCGGATGTGCAACGGCTGCGGCGCTTGCCGCACGCAGGAAGCCGAGTCGCGGATGTGCCCGACGTTTCGCCCCGCGCCGCGCGAGGAAGCGTCGCCGCGGGCCAAGGCGAATCTGGCGCGGGCGATTCTCACCGGCGCGCTGCCGGCGGGGGCGGTGCTTGAGGAAGCGGTGAAAGAGGTATGCGACCTCTGCATCCACTGCCACATGTGTCGGCTCGAGTGCCCGGCCAACGTCGATGTGCCGAAGCTGATGGCCGAGGCGAAGGGTTCGTACGTCGCCGTCAACGGGCTGCGGCTGCACGATTGGTTCATCACGAACATCGACGTGCTGTGCGGCTACGCGTCGCGCTTCCCCAACATTGCGAACTGGGCGATTCGCAGCCGCTGGGCGCGGTGGGTGATCGAGCGGACGCTGGGCATCGCTCAGGGACGGAAGTTGCCGCGGTTCACGCGCGGGCCGTTCCTCGAATCGTCGACGCAAGCGCGACTGGCCAAACCGAATCGCGACCCGGGCGAGAAGGTGTTGCTGTTCGTCGATACGTTCGCCAACTTCTGCGATTCGCAGTTGGCGAAGGCCTTTGTCGCCGTGCTTGAGCACAACGACGTGTCGGTTTATATTCCCGATCGCCAGTACGAGGCGGGGATGCCGATGATCTCGCAGGGAGCGCTCGGCCCCGCGCGGTTGCTTGCTGAACGCAACGTGGCGATGCTCAGCGAAGCGGTGCGGCAGGGCTACACGATCGTTTCAACAGAGCCGTCGGCGATTCTTGCGCTGCAGCGCGAGTATGCTCACTTGCTCGGCGACGATTCCGATGTGCGGCTGGTGGCGGAAAACTCGATGGAGGCGACGCAGTATTTGTGGCGACTCCATCAGAAGGGGCGGTTGCGGCTTGATTTTCAACCGCTGGAGATGACCGTCGGCTATCACACGCCGTGCCATGTGAAGGCGCTCGAAGTCGGCGTGCCGAGCGTCAACTTGATGGGGCTGATTCCGAAGCTCGACTTGCGGCTGATCGAAAAAGGTTGCAGCGGCGCGGCGGGACTCTTTGGGTTTCAAAAGAAAAACTACCGGACAAGTCTGCGGATTGGCTTGCCGCTGATCACCGAGCTTCGCAAGGGTGGCTACCGGCTGGGCGTCACCGAATGCAGCACGTGTCGGATTCAGATGGAGCAGGGGGCGTCGATGGCGACGCTCCATCCAGTAAAGCTTGTCGCGCTCGCCTACGGGCTGATGCCCGAGCTGCGGCAGTTGATTGATAGTCCCGCGCAGGAGCTGGTAGTAAGATGA
- a CDS encoding PQQ-dependent sugar dehydrogenase yields the protein MKFVATIVCLGAMGVASLASAEIDRSKVDQSPLKSVKVVEAFPNLFWPDDVTGVDEGKPKELRPLVITGAGDGSGRLFIATQPGRIHVIENKPDAEEMGTFLDITDRLHYKAPAENEEGFLGLAFHPKFKENGEFFVYYTNDYKDEKDRKSIISRFRVSKDDPNKADPASEEIIMEIPQPYWNHNGGTLVFGPDGYLYVGLGDGGSGRDPHGNGQNLNTLLGKILRIDVDNKDPGLNYAIPKDNPFVGRKDARGENWAYGIRNIWRMAFDRKTGTLWAGEVGQDLWEEIDIIEKGGNYGWNLREGTHKFGDKGSDPRADLIEPVWDYHHDLGKSITGGNVYRGKSAPELEGAFMYGDLATGQVYALWVDEATKQATANRLVLEKGTPIFTFGEDDNGETYFSTQEGGIYKFESQ from the coding sequence GTGAAGTTTGTCGCTACGATCGTCTGCCTCGGCGCCATGGGCGTCGCTTCGCTTGCTTCCGCTGAGATTGATCGCTCGAAGGTTGATCAATCGCCGCTCAAGTCGGTGAAGGTGGTTGAGGCGTTTCCGAACCTGTTCTGGCCCGACGACGTCACCGGCGTTGACGAAGGGAAGCCGAAGGAACTGCGCCCGCTCGTAATCACCGGGGCGGGTGATGGCAGCGGCCGGTTGTTCATCGCGACGCAGCCGGGGCGGATCCATGTGATCGAGAACAAGCCTGACGCCGAGGAGATGGGGACGTTCCTCGACATCACCGATCGCCTCCACTACAAGGCGCCTGCCGAAAACGAGGAGGGCTTCCTTGGCCTCGCGTTCCATCCGAAGTTCAAGGAGAACGGCGAGTTCTTCGTCTACTACACGAACGACTACAAAGACGAAAAGGATCGCAAGTCGATCATCTCGCGGTTCCGCGTCTCGAAGGACGACCCGAACAAGGCCGATCCGGCTAGCGAAGAGATCATCATGGAGATCCCGCAGCCGTATTGGAATCACAACGGCGGCACGCTCGTGTTCGGTCCGGACGGTTACTTGTACGTCGGCCTCGGCGACGGCGGTTCGGGGCGCGATCCGCACGGCAACGGTCAGAATCTCAACACGCTGCTTGGCAAGATTTTGCGGATCGACGTCGACAACAAGGATCCGGGGCTGAACTACGCAATTCCCAAGGACAACCCTTTCGTGGGTCGCAAGGACGCGCGCGGTGAGAACTGGGCCTACGGCATTCGCAACATTTGGCGGATGGCGTTCGACCGCAAGACCGGCACGCTGTGGGCCGGCGAGGTTGGCCAGGATTTGTGGGAAGAGATCGACATCATCGAAAAGGGGGGCAACTACGGTTGGAACCTCCGCGAAGGGACTCACAAGTTCGGCGACAAGGGGAGCGACCCGCGGGCCGATCTCATCGAGCCGGTGTGGGACTACCACCACGACCTCGGCAAGTCGATCACCGGCGGCAACGTCTACCGCGGCAAGAGCGCGCCGGAACTCGAAGGCGCCTTCATGTATGGCGACCTCGCGACGGGGCAGGTCTACGCCCTGTGGGTCGACGAAGCGACGAAGCAGGCGACAGCGAACCGACTTGTCCTCGAGAAGGGGACGCCGATCTTCACCTTCGGCGAAGACGATAACGGCGAGACTTATTTCTCGACCCAAGAGGGCGGGATTTATAAGTTTGAGTCGCAGTAG
- a CDS encoding DUF309 domain-containing protein yields MPHDAESDDSLYDQGIRYFNDCEFFEAHEVWEELWTEYRGPLRKFYQGLIQAAVALHHFGNGNIRGAKKVYLSSRGYLETFQPACRGIDLEAFLGQMDQCFAAVMAATDEFPKLEIEPDLIPEIHLDPALAAAGET; encoded by the coding sequence ATGCCGCACGACGCCGAATCAGACGATTCGCTCTACGACCAAGGCATTCGCTATTTCAACGATTGCGAATTCTTTGAGGCTCACGAAGTTTGGGAAGAACTGTGGACCGAATACCGCGGCCCGCTGCGGAAGTTCTATCAAGGGCTGATTCAAGCGGCGGTCGCGCTTCATCACTTCGGCAACGGTAACATCCGCGGCGCGAAGAAAGTCTACTTGTCGAGCCGCGGGTATCTGGAAACCTTCCAACCTGCCTGCCGTGGCATCGATCTCGAGGCGTTTCTCGGGCAAATGGACCAGTGCTTCGCGGCGGTGATGGCTGCGACCGATGAGTTTCCGAAGCTAGAGATCGAACCTGATTTGATTCCTGAAATTCACCTCGACCCGGCGCTTGCCGCCGCGGGCGAGACCTAA
- the moaA gene encoding GTP 3',8-cyclase MoaA, translated as MSTAIEHAANEDATAGKLPPLVDAFGRRHTSLRISVTDRCNIRCFYCMPAEGVVFRPRAELLTFEEIERFVRSLVPLGLDKLRLTGGEPLLRADLPELVRMLAAIPGIRDLALTTNGMLLDQQAAALQSAGLRRINISLDTLSEATFERITRRQGLDRVLAGIAAAQEAGFDEIRLNAIAIRDLTESEIVPLVEFARERQLELRFIEFMPLDAEHHWSSDQLLTGAEIRRIVEERCGPLQVAPRDNASQPAVDFCFADGGKIGFINPVSEPFCGDCNRLRLTAEGQVRNCLFSTVEWDARRVLRNGGSDDDLRTLVRESVAAKAAAHGVGRSDFHQPERAMYQIGG; from the coding sequence ATGTCGACGGCGATCGAACATGCAGCGAACGAGGATGCGACGGCGGGAAAACTTCCGCCGCTCGTCGATGCGTTCGGCCGTCGGCATACAAGTCTCCGCATCAGCGTTACCGATCGCTGCAACATCCGCTGCTTTTACTGCATGCCTGCCGAGGGCGTCGTCTTCCGGCCGCGGGCGGAACTGTTGACGTTCGAGGAGATCGAGCGATTCGTGCGATCGCTCGTGCCGTTGGGCCTCGACAAGCTGCGACTTACCGGCGGAGAGCCGCTGTTGCGGGCCGACTTGCCCGAACTCGTCCGCATGCTGGCGGCAATCCCGGGCATCCGCGACTTGGCGCTGACGACGAACGGCATGTTGCTCGACCAGCAAGCTGCAGCGCTCCAGTCAGCAGGCCTGCGACGCATCAACATCAGCCTCGACACGCTCAGCGAAGCGACGTTCGAGCGGATCACGCGGCGGCAGGGGCTTGATCGCGTGCTCGCCGGTATCGCCGCGGCACAGGAGGCGGGGTTCGACGAAATCCGTCTCAATGCGATTGCGATTCGTGATCTCACCGAGAGTGAAATTGTTCCACTCGTCGAGTTTGCCCGCGAGCGCCAATTGGAACTCCGGTTCATCGAGTTCATGCCGCTCGATGCCGAGCATCATTGGTCGAGCGACCAGCTATTGACGGGCGCTGAGATTCGCCGCATCGTCGAAGAACGTTGTGGCCCGCTGCAAGTCGCGCCGCGCGACAATGCGAGTCAGCCGGCGGTCGACTTCTGCTTTGCGGATGGCGGCAAAATTGGTTTTATCAACCCGGTAAGCGAGCCGTTCTGCGGCGATTGCAATCGGCTCCGCTTGACGGCGGAGGGGCAAGTGCGAAACTGCCTATTCTCAACAGTTGAATGGGACGCCCGCCGCGTCCTCCGTAACGGCGGGAGCGACGACGACCTGCGGACGCTGGTTCGCGAGTCGGTCGCCGCGAAAGCCGCCGCCCACGGCGTCGGCCGGAGCGATTTTCATCAGCCCGAGCGGGCGATGTACCAAATCGGCGGATGA
- a CDS encoding molybdenum cofactor biosynthesis protein MoaE produces MIQLTDNPIDATALLQSVQQPEAGAVVLFLGITRQFTKGRETATLSYEAYREMAAKELERLEQQARERWPLVDCSIVHRLGEVPLAEASVAIAVSSAHRGDAFDAGRWLIDTLKESVPIWKQEHWADGGAEWVHPATNVNG; encoded by the coding sequence ATGATTCAACTGACCGACAACCCGATCGATGCGACCGCGCTCTTGCAATCGGTCCAACAGCCGGAGGCAGGCGCCGTGGTGCTGTTCCTCGGGATCACGCGGCAGTTTACCAAGGGGCGCGAGACGGCGACGCTCAGCTACGAAGCCTACCGCGAGATGGCGGCGAAGGAACTAGAGCGACTCGAGCAGCAAGCACGCGAACGGTGGCCGCTGGTGGATTGCAGCATCGTGCACCGCTTGGGCGAGGTGCCGCTGGCCGAGGCGAGCGTGGCGATCGCGGTGAGCAGTGCGCATCGCGGCGATGCGTTCGATGCGGGGCGGTGGTTGATCGATACGCTCAAGGAAAGCGTACCGATTTGGAAGCAAGAGCATTGGGCCGATGGCGGCGCCGAGTGGGTTCATCCAGCGACCAACGTAAACGGATAA